The window TGCTCTGTGGTTGCTCGCGCCCACGCGGCGGAGCCGCAAATCGATACAGCCCCGCGCCCCTACGGGGCGCCTACCTGAACCGGAACGCCTTCATCAGGCGGAGGCTGCGGCTCATGAACTGGGCGTAGCCCTCGTCGTCCATGCCGAGGGACGGGGCCATGGGCAGCAGGCGCTGCTGGGCGACCGTCTGGGCCTCGGTGTACTTGAGGATGCCCTCGGAGCCGTGGCGGCGGCCGAGACCGGAGTCCTTCATGCCGCCCATCGGGGACTGGACGCTGCCGTAGGCGGGCGCGTAGCCCTCGTTGACGTTGACCGTGCCGGTGCGCAGGCGGGCCGCGACCTTGGCGCCGCGGCGGCCGTCCTTCGTCCACACCGACGAGTTGAGGCCGTAGGGCGTGGAGTTGGCGAGTTCGACCGCCTCGTCCTCGTCCTTGAAGCGGTAGATGGAGACGACCGGGCCGAAGGTCTCCTCGTTGCAGACCGCCATCGGCGCCTCGACGCCGTCGAGGATGGTGGGCTCGAAGAAGTACGGGCCGATGTCCGGGCGGGCGACACCGCCCGCGACGAGCTTGGCGCCCTTGGAGACCGCCTCCTCGACATGCCGGGTCACCGTCTCCAGCTGGCGCTCGCCGACCAGCGAGCCCATCTCGGCGCCGTACGCGAGGGACTTGCCGAGCCGCATCGCCCTGGTGCGCGTGGCGAACCGCTCCACGAAGGCGTCCGCGATCGACTCGTGGACGTACAACCGCTCGATGGAGATGCAGAGTTGGCCGGCGGACGAGAAGCAGGCGCGGACCGCGCCGGCCGCCGCCTTGTCGATGTCGGCGTCCTCAAGCACCAGCATCGCGTTCTTGCCGCCGAGTTCGAGGGAGACGCCGACCAGACGGGCCGCCGCGCTCTGGGCGACCTCGCGGCCCGTGCGGGTGGAGCCGGTGAACGAGACGTAGTCGGCGCGCTTGACGACCTCCGGGCCGACGACCGGTCCCTCGCCCAGGACGACCTGGAAGACGTCGGCCGGCAGGCCCGCCTCGATCAGCAGGTCGCGGGCCCACAGGGCGGTGAGGCAGGTCTCGGTGTCGGGCTTCATCACGACGGCGTTGCCCGCGACGAAGGCGGGGATCGCGTCGCCGACGGAGAGTTCCAGCGGGTAGTTCCAGGGGGCGATCTGGCCGACGACACCCCGGGGGTGGCGCAGCTCGGTGACCTTGGTGAGGGTCGGCACGGCACCCGCGTGACGCTTGGGCCTGAGGTACGAGGTGGCCTTGCGGCCGTAGTGGCGGGCCGCCACGGCGACGGCCTGCACCTCCTCGTGGGCGTGCAGACGGGCCTTGCCGGTCTCCAGCTGGATGAGGTCCAGCACCTCGGCCTGGCGGGCGAGCACCAGGTCGTGGAAGCGGAGGAGGACGGCGGCGCGCTGCCTGACGGGGGTCTGGGCCCAGACGGCCTGGGCGGCGCGGGCCTTCTCGTAGGCCCGCTCCACGTCCTCGGGGGTGGACTCGGGCAGGTCGGCCAGCTTCTCGCCCGTGAACGGCGTGTGGTTGGCGGTGCGGCCCGAACCGACCACGCCACGCGTGAGCTGCGCGATCAGCTCCGGCGTGACCACGTCAGCAGCCGTGCGGGCGCCCTCGGGGGCGGGCGCGAGGGGGTTGGTGCCGGTCTTTTCCGGGGCCTGTACCGGGGCCTGCGAGTCGGTCATGGGCCGCAGCGTATGCCCGGGCCCGCCGCTTTGGGTACCCGGCGGTAATAGGGTTTCACCGACTGCACACACGACGCCAGCGATCACTGGCAATGAATGGCCTGATCAGGGGGTTGTCCGGCGACGATCAGGAACCGGCCGAAAAATCGGAGCGCGGCGACCACTTCCTCGACCCGCCGATCTCCAGCCGGTCGCGCGCCCCCTTGAACACCTCCGTGCCCCTTTTCTCGTCCGCCGTCCCCTTCGGCATGTCGACGCGCAGCTCGTACAGCCGGCTGTCGTCGGTGAGGATCATCAGCTCCATGACGCGAACGAGCCTGCCCTCGGTCTCGTAGGTCGTGTCGACGAGCACGGCCTCGTTCCCGTCGAGGGACGTCTTCGTGTACTGCGTCTGCGACCGGCCGTAGCCGGCCCATGTCTCGGCCGAGTCCTTCGCCTGGCCCATGGGCGAGCGCGGCGCCTCGTCCCACTGGGTGAGGCGGACCTGGATGACCTCGTCGTTGTCGTAGATGGCCATGCGGGGCTGGTCGTCGGGGCCGCCCTGCTCGTGGAAGCGCACGTACTGCCTGGGGAGGGAGAGGACGGCGTTCAGGTCCTGCTCCTCGTGGGCAACCCAACTGTCCCTTGTGGTCGGCGAGTTCGGGGTCACCGACGGCTCGCCCCCTACCGCGGTCGCCCTGCCGTCGGTGAGCGAGGTCCCGGCCCAGACACCACCCGCGACGAGGACGGCACCGGCCAGGACTCCGGCCACGAGACGCGCGGTGGAACGCTTGCGCCCGGGGCGTACGGGGATGGAATCGGCCCGGGTGTCCTCCGAAGGGGCGGGCGACTCGGACGGCTCCGGCGAGCTCGGCTTCTCCGGTGCCTCGTCCGAGGCGGGGGGCCTCACGAGTTGGACCGTCCCCGAGTCGTCCGCGAACTCCCGTAGC is drawn from Streptomyces liliifuscus and contains these coding sequences:
- a CDS encoding succinic semialdehyde dehydrogenase: MTDSQAPVQAPEKTGTNPLAPAPEGARTAADVVTPELIAQLTRGVVGSGRTANHTPFTGEKLADLPESTPEDVERAYEKARAAQAVWAQTPVRQRAAVLLRFHDLVLARQAEVLDLIQLETGKARLHAHEEVQAVAVAARHYGRKATSYLRPKRHAGAVPTLTKVTELRHPRGVVGQIAPWNYPLELSVGDAIPAFVAGNAVVMKPDTETCLTALWARDLLIEAGLPADVFQVVLGEGPVVGPEVVKRADYVSFTGSTRTGREVAQSAAARLVGVSLELGGKNAMLVLEDADIDKAAAGAVRACFSSAGQLCISIERLYVHESIADAFVERFATRTRAMRLGKSLAYGAEMGSLVGERQLETVTRHVEEAVSKGAKLVAGGVARPDIGPYFFEPTILDGVEAPMAVCNEETFGPVVSIYRFKDEDEAVELANSTPYGLNSSVWTKDGRRGAKVAARLRTGTVNVNEGYAPAYGSVQSPMGGMKDSGLGRRHGSEGILKYTEAQTVAQQRLLPMAPSLGMDDEGYAQFMSRSLRLMKAFRFR